The genomic interval CTTCGCTCTGACGAACGTCGATGAAAGAGGCCGGTTCCGAGCGCATCAGCGCGAGGAACCGGTGAACCGTGACTCGCTTCGCTCGCACGGACAGAATAGCTGACGCAGGGGTCTTTATTCCAGTGCCGATTTTCCGAATCAGTTGATAGACTAGGGTGTGAGTCTATCGCGACAGAGTAAGAAACACGACCAGCGTCCCCACCGCGACGAGGAGCTGGGCGATGATGTATGAGACGGCGCTCGTGGGAAATGCAGTCACCAGAAAGACCGCTAATAGGGTCGCCTGTATACCCCCGAAAACCGCTCTGAGACTGAAATCGCTACTACTCATTAACCCAACAGTGGCCGATATAGACAAATCGATTCTGGTACACCTCTGTTACAGGCCGAGTGGTAACTCAGAGCGTGAGTGTATCGATTCCCGCGGGGAACACTGCTAGTGCTTCCTGTCCAGTGGCAATAGGGTACCGTCGCCGAGGATATGGGGCAAGGAGGCGCTAGTACTCGCCGACGGGCCACGTCCCATCAACACTGTGAATCGAGATAGTAGGGCTTTCATAGGAGGCCGTCACTTCGTCATGGACCTGGACCTGATTGAAATCCTCACGGCTCGCATTCGCGTTGCGACACCCGATGTTGCGGAGTTCCTCTGCCCACGATGGACTACAGACACCAACGACGTAGCGCACCGACTCGTATTCCCGTGTGAGGTCCTCGTGGAGTGCTTGGGAGACGATAGGCTTATGTGGCGTTTCGAACCGGTTTGCCCAGTTGTCGTGGAGCCTGAGCAGCTCTGGTGACTCGGTACCGGGTGGAGAACTGAGCGAGACCGTAACGACGGATTCCCCGAAGCGTCGCCCATCTTCTCTATAGGTCACCTCGATTGATTTCTCTTGGACGTATCCACTCGCTCCATCGAGCCACGAACAGCCAGAAAGGGTGCTGGCAGTACCGAGACCAAGGGTTGCGAGGAGTGCTCGGCGGGAGGGCATAGATACATCGAACGTCAATCTAGTAATGAAATTTCGGTTGGGAGGAATAATACACTCGCGGCATGCGTCGCTCACTCGACCTACTCGATACACCGGGAGCGACGGTCTTGCAGAGAGTGCTATCAAGTTATAAAATATCTCTTTTTCGAAGGTGCTTAATTTAAATGGAGGATGTGGAGCAGGCAGTAGGCCTATCTGTAGTGCGGGAGCTTGATATACCATGGTACCCGCATCTGCCGAACAGTCGGTTGGTCGGGACGGAGATAGCAGTCAGCAGTCGGGCGTCGTCGTCCGGCTGACGGTTCCCTGTGAGGGATTTGCGCTCGCGGAAACCCTCGACGCAGTCCCGGACGCGCAGTTCGGGGCAGGGTCCGTAGCGGGTACCGGTGGAGGCGTACTGCCGCTGCTCTGGGCACGTACCTCGGACCACGACCGCCTCGGAACGGCACTCGCGGAGGATTCGACGACGACCCGTGTCTCACGGTTGACCGAACGAGGCGACGAGTGGCTCTACGAGATACAGTGGGAGAAGACGGTCGAGATAGTCGTTGGGTTGCTCACGGTCGACGGTGGAACGATTCTCGACGCATCGACGGATGGTGGGGAGTGGCAGCTACGGGTGTTGTATCCCTCCCAGAGTGCGCTCCAGAGGGCGAAGTCGAGCTGCGAGCAACACGACGTCTCGCCTGAGGTCGAGTCGATTCGGCAGCTGGGCGGCGAGTCGTCGGACGAACACGGGTTGACAGAGGTGCAACACCGTTCGTTGCGTGTGGCCTGTGAAGCGGGGTACTTCGATATACCCCGTGATA from Halomarina salina carries:
- a CDS encoding helix-turn-helix domain-containing protein is translated as MVPASAEQSVGRDGDSSQQSGVVVRLTVPCEGFALAETLDAVPDAQFGAGSVAGTGGGVLPLLWARTSDHDRLGTALAEDSTTTRVSRLTERGDEWLYEIQWEKTVEIVVGLLTVDGGTILDASTDGGEWQLRVLYPSQSALQRAKSSCEQHDVSPEVESIRQLGGESSDEHGLTEVQHRSLRVACEAGYFDIPRDTDLCAIADQLGVSHQALSERLRRGTKKIVEQSLFTNRCGEQRRL